From a region of the Streptomyces tirandamycinicus genome:
- a CDS encoding DUF6059 family protein, which yields MTNDSTAPRRAPGRWPASVLLPAKRLIGSAYRALAGFGWIWIGRMPPAEEAGELQGPPPGHPERLRSTPLTSVERALERRLTT from the coding sequence GTGACAAACGACTCCACCGCACCGCGCCGTGCTCCGGGGCGGTGGCCCGCCTCCGTGCTGCTGCCGGCCAAGCGCCTGATCGGCTCGGCCTACCGGGCCCTCGCCGGCTTCGGCTGGATCTGGATCGGCCGGATGCCGCCGGCCGAGGAGGCCGGCGAGCTCCAGGGCCCGCCTCCCGGGCACCCGGAGCGTCTGCGGAGCACACCCCTGACCTCGGTCGAGCGTGCTCTGGAACGGCGGCTGACGACCTGA
- a CDS encoding prephenate dehydrogenase/arogenate dehydrogenase family protein, translating to MTATTLRTALVIGCGTAGTSVALALTGAGVDVALLDEDPQALAEAVALGAGTGWTPRRPPAGIVVIATPPSAVVDVLHQAQSRGLGHVYTDTAGTKEIICAEAELRGCDLKGYVPGHPLAGPDAPGRAAADAGRFTGRPWVLCPYETTPGWALETAAALIGLCGARRLDLEPHVHDRVAAELSHGPHLVAAALATRFARSSTALLGLADDALRDAVRPAGGDPWPWGDVLAHNAGPVADVLDRLAGQLTRAAAVLREGAGSAPLELAVLLEQGRQGQAALEEARELRTPRDARTGDRV from the coding sequence ATGACCGCGACCACGCTGCGCACCGCCCTCGTCATCGGCTGCGGCACCGCCGGCACCTCCGTGGCCCTCGCCCTCACCGGCGCGGGCGTCGACGTGGCCCTGCTCGACGAGGACCCGCAGGCACTGGCCGAAGCCGTGGCCCTCGGCGCCGGGACCGGCTGGACCCCGCGACGCCCGCCCGCCGGCATCGTCGTGATCGCCACACCGCCGTCCGCCGTGGTCGACGTCCTGCACCAGGCGCAGAGCAGGGGACTGGGACACGTCTACACCGACACGGCCGGCACGAAGGAGATCATCTGCGCCGAGGCGGAGCTGCGCGGCTGCGACCTCAAGGGCTATGTGCCCGGGCACCCGCTGGCCGGACCCGACGCACCCGGCCGGGCCGCCGCCGACGCGGGCCGGTTCACCGGCCGGCCGTGGGTCCTCTGCCCGTACGAGACGACGCCCGGCTGGGCGCTGGAGACGGCCGCGGCCCTGATCGGGCTGTGCGGGGCGCGACGCCTGGACCTCGAGCCACATGTGCACGACCGGGTCGCCGCCGAGTTGTCCCACGGGCCGCATCTCGTCGCGGCCGCGCTCGCCACCCGGTTCGCCCGCAGTTCCACCGCGCTCCTGGGGCTGGCCGACGACGCGCTGCGTGACGCCGTCCGCCCCGCGGGCGGCGACCCGTGGCCGTGGGGCGACGTCCTGGCCCACAACGCGGGCCCCGTCGCCGACGTCCTCGACCGCCTCGCCGGCCAGCTCACCCGGGCCGCCGCCGTCCTGCGCGAGGGCGCCGGGTCCGCACCGCTGGAGCTGGCCGTGCTCCTGGAGCAGGGACGGCAGGGGCAGGCGGCGCTGGAGGAGGCCCGCGAGCTCCGCACTCCACGAGATGCCCGCACCGGCGACCGGGTGTGA
- a CDS encoding TIGR03084 family metal-binding protein yields MSTLNDVVKDLATDIEETARLVEGLDEQAWHTATPAPGWTIADQIAHLTFIFHLAGTAASDPEGFAKLAAGAAGDFDGAVNAALQQFNAFPPAQLLARFRALGRQSVDALAAVPEGQVVPWLVNPLPPAVLASAGIMEVFGHGQDIADALGVRREPTERLRHLVFFAFLTRDFGYLSRGLTPPADPFRIEVTAPSGEVWAFGPEEAANKVTGPAEDFCLLVTRRRHRDDLSLVATGEEADRWLDIAQAYRGPAGEGRAPGQFAHRRCDH; encoded by the coding sequence ATGAGCACGCTGAACGACGTCGTGAAGGACCTCGCCACCGACATCGAGGAGACCGCCCGCCTCGTCGAGGGCCTGGACGAGCAGGCCTGGCACACCGCGACGCCCGCCCCGGGCTGGACCATCGCCGACCAGATCGCCCATCTGACCTTCATCTTCCACCTGGCCGGCACGGCCGCCTCCGACCCGGAGGGCTTCGCCAAGCTCGCCGCCGGCGCCGCGGGCGACTTCGACGGGGCCGTCAACGCGGCACTGCAGCAGTTCAACGCGTTCCCGCCCGCCCAACTCCTGGCCCGCTTCCGCGCCCTGGGCCGGCAGTCCGTCGACGCGCTCGCCGCCGTCCCCGAGGGCCAGGTCGTGCCGTGGCTGGTCAACCCGCTGCCGCCGGCCGTCCTCGCCTCGGCCGGGATCATGGAGGTCTTCGGCCACGGCCAGGACATCGCCGACGCCCTCGGTGTGCGCCGCGAGCCCACCGAGCGCCTGCGCCACCTGGTGTTCTTCGCCTTCCTCACGCGGGACTTCGGCTATCTGTCCCGCGGACTGACCCCGCCGGCCGACCCCTTCCGCATCGAGGTGACCGCCCCCAGCGGCGAGGTCTGGGCCTTCGGCCCCGAGGAGGCCGCGAACAAGGTCACCGGACCTGCCGAGGACTTCTGCCTGCTGGTCACCCGCCGCCGCCACCGCGACGACCTCTCCCTCGTCGCCACGGGCGAGGAGGCCGACCGCTGGCTGGACATCGCCCAGGCCTACCGGGGCCCCGCCGGCGAAGGCCGCGCGCCCGGCCAGTTCGCCCACCGCCGCTGCGACCACTGA
- a CDS encoding carboxymuconolactone decarboxylase family protein produces the protein MRPLVRILLRGSLRQIRHIAAVPHAEARGLVAEVYAMARREFGVVAPPLALHSPAPEALAASWLLLRETLLAEGCVSRAAKEAVATAVSRANDCPYCVEVHEAKLATLPGADGHEPLADWARRSGDGPAAGAQPLPFDAAQAPEILGTAVVFHYLNRMVRLFLPDSPVPDAAPAAGRGPVMRTVARAMRPDPGTAVPPGASLGLLPAAPLPAGLDWAKATPSVADALARAVASVDAAAERWIPEPVRELLHARLAGYDGTAPGPGRGWLGESTAGLTDRQTPAARLALLVALNPHQITAADVERFRALHPGDRELVELASWAALTAAVRIGTRFTEPVHLDEPVRPSEPVRLSGPVRPSEPGRLGGPTGRTEPVHITEPTHDTEPTGFTEPVRPTATAGP, from the coding sequence GTGCGACCGCTCGTAAGAATCCTGCTGAGGGGATCCCTCCGGCAGATCCGGCACATCGCGGCCGTCCCGCACGCCGAGGCCCGGGGCCTGGTCGCCGAGGTCTACGCCATGGCACGACGGGAGTTCGGCGTCGTCGCCCCGCCCCTGGCACTGCACTCCCCGGCGCCCGAGGCGCTCGCAGCCTCCTGGCTCCTGCTGCGTGAGACCCTCCTCGCCGAAGGGTGCGTGAGCCGGGCCGCCAAGGAGGCGGTCGCCACCGCGGTGTCCCGGGCCAACGACTGCCCGTACTGCGTCGAGGTGCACGAGGCCAAGCTCGCGACCCTCCCGGGCGCCGACGGCCACGAACCGCTCGCCGACTGGGCGCGCCGCAGCGGCGACGGCCCGGCGGCGGGCGCGCAGCCGCTGCCCTTCGACGCGGCGCAGGCCCCCGAGATCCTCGGCACCGCCGTCGTCTTCCACTACCTCAACCGGATGGTGCGGCTCTTCCTGCCCGACTCGCCCGTCCCCGACGCGGCCCCGGCCGCCGGGCGCGGACCGGTCATGCGGACGGTCGCCCGCGCCATGCGCCCCGACCCGGGCACGGCCGTGCCGCCCGGCGCCTCGCTCGGCCTGCTCCCCGCCGCGCCGCTGCCGGCCGGGCTGGACTGGGCGAAGGCCACCCCGTCCGTCGCGGACGCCCTCGCCCGTGCCGTCGCCTCCGTCGACGCCGCCGCCGAGCGCTGGATCCCCGAGCCCGTACGCGAACTGCTGCACGCCCGGCTCGCCGGGTACGACGGCACCGCGCCCGGCCCCGGCCGCGGCTGGCTGGGGGAGTCGACCGCCGGCCTCACCGACCGGCAGACGCCCGCCGCCCGGCTGGCGCTCCTCGTCGCCCTCAACCCCCACCAGATCACCGCCGCGGACGTCGAGCGGTTCCGCGCGCTCCACCCGGGCGACCGGGAGCTGGTGGAGCTCGCCTCCTGGGCGGCGCTCACCGCCGCGGTCCGGATCGGCACCCGCTTCACCGAGCCGGTACATCTCGACGAGCCGGTACGCCCCAGCGAGCCGGTACGCCTCAGCGGGCCCGTACGCCCCAGCGAGCCCGGACGCCTTGGCGGGCCCACGGGCCGCACCGAGCCCGTACACATCACCGAGCCCACCCACGACACCGAACCCACAGGCTTCACCGAGCCCGTACGCCCCACGGCAACCGCCGGCCCCTGA